A region from the Streptomyces tsukubensis genome encodes:
- a CDS encoding ABC transporter permease: MNPLLRWLARRLLLGVLVVLGAASAAFAALHLTPGDPAEVMLGGTATSPAAVAEVRKDLGLDRPLAAQYASFLGRLLTGDLGTSYQLQRPVTELISEQAAPTLWLALTGFALGCAFALPLAVATAGRRPGLRRLSAAVELVLVSTPAFWVGVLLLALLSFRWQLFPAAGGEGVRALVLPAVTLALSLVGVFAQVLRESMEHSLGQPYALASRARGATETDLRLRHALRHSLVPLVTLSGWTIGALLSGTVIIETVFSRQGLGRLMTAAVNSRDLPVVTGLVIASAALFVVVNILVDWLYPVIDPRLKEAVA, from the coding sequence GTGAACCCACTGCTGAGATGGCTGGCCCGGCGGCTGCTGCTGGGCGTGCTCGTGGTGCTGGGCGCGGCGTCCGCGGCGTTCGCCGCCCTGCATCTGACGCCGGGCGATCCGGCCGAGGTCATGCTCGGCGGCACGGCGACCTCACCGGCCGCGGTGGCCGAGGTCAGAAAGGACCTGGGGCTGGACCGGCCGCTGGCGGCGCAGTACGCGTCGTTCCTGGGCCGGCTCCTCACCGGCGATCTGGGGACCTCGTACCAACTCCAGCGGCCGGTCACGGAACTGATCTCCGAACAGGCGGCGCCCACCCTCTGGCTCGCGCTGACCGGCTTCGCGCTGGGCTGCGCCTTCGCCCTGCCGCTCGCGGTGGCCACCGCGGGCCGCCGCCCCGGGCTGCGGCGGCTCTCGGCCGCGGTCGAGCTGGTACTCGTCTCCACCCCCGCCTTCTGGGTGGGTGTGCTGCTGCTCGCCCTGCTGTCCTTCCGCTGGCAGCTCTTCCCGGCGGCGGGCGGCGAGGGTGTCCGGGCGCTGGTGCTGCCCGCGGTGACCCTGGCACTGTCCCTGGTCGGGGTGTTCGCACAGGTGCTGCGGGAGTCGATGGAGCACTCCCTCGGCCAGCCGTACGCACTGGCGTCCCGGGCCCGGGGCGCCACGGAGACCGATCTCAGGCTCCGGCACGCGCTGCGGCATTCGCTGGTACCCCTGGTCACCCTGTCGGGCTGGACCATCGGGGCCCTGCTCAGCGGCACCGTGATCATCGAGACGGTCTTCAGCCGTCAGGGTCTCGGTCGGCTGATGACGGCCGCCGTCAACAGCCGTGACCTGCCCGTGGTGACGGGGCTGGTGATCGCGTCCGCCGCCCTGTTCGTCGTCGTCAACATCCTCGTCGACTGGCTGTATCCGGTGATCGACCCACGGCTGAAGGAGGCGGTCGCATGA
- a CDS encoding ABC transporter permease, with translation MTTAITGTGAEPAAVRTAAPERRRRIRVPHAGATVAAALLVLLALAAVWPGLFATHAPHAVDPISALRGPSGSHLLGTDELGRDVFSRLVHGTRLSLLLGLGATALAAVTGILLGVLAATSPRAVDEAIMRVNDVLLAFPGLLLALLVVATLGPGTRNATIAIGLSMTPGFIRLARAQALTVRNADYVTASLGLGVRPSAVYRRHLLPNAMPPVLVFATLNVGTAILSGSALSFLGLGPQPPTPEWGAMLAEGRNYLDAAWTAAVCPGLLITLTVAAIHVLGGAARARVEGTGPRGTH, from the coding sequence ATGACCACCGCGATCACCGGTACCGGCGCCGAGCCCGCCGCCGTGCGTACGGCGGCCCCGGAGCGCCGCCGCCGGATCCGGGTCCCGCACGCCGGGGCCACGGTCGCCGCCGCCCTGCTGGTCCTGCTGGCCCTCGCCGCCGTCTGGCCGGGGCTGTTCGCCACCCACGCGCCCCACGCGGTGGACCCGATCAGCGCCCTCCGGGGTCCTTCGGGCTCGCATCTGCTGGGCACGGACGAACTGGGCCGGGACGTGTTCAGCCGGCTCGTCCACGGCACCCGGCTCTCCCTACTGCTCGGTCTGGGTGCCACCGCGCTGGCCGCGGTGACGGGCATCCTCCTCGGCGTACTGGCGGCCACCTCGCCCCGGGCCGTCGACGAGGCGATCATGCGCGTCAACGATGTGCTGCTGGCCTTCCCCGGGCTGCTGCTGGCGCTGCTGGTCGTGGCGACCCTCGGCCCCGGCACCCGCAACGCGACGATCGCGATCGGCCTCTCCATGACCCCCGGCTTCATCCGGCTGGCCCGGGCCCAGGCGCTGACGGTGCGGAACGCCGACTATGTGACGGCGTCCCTGGGGCTGGGGGTGCGGCCCTCGGCGGTGTACCGCCGCCATCTGCTGCCCAACGCGATGCCGCCGGTCCTGGTCTTCGCCACGCTGAACGTCGGTACGGCGATCCTCTCCGGATCGGCCCTCAGCTTCCTGGGCCTGGGCCCCCAGCCGCCGACCCCCGAGTGGGGGGCGATGCTCGCGGAGGGCCGCAATTATCTGGACGCCGCGTGGACGGCCGCCGTCTGTCCCGGGCTGCTGATCACGCTGACGGTGGCGGCGATTCACGTCCTGGGCGGGGCCGCCCGGGCCCGAGTGGAAGGGACGGGTCCCCGTGGGACGCACTGA
- a CDS encoding dipeptide ABC transporter ATP-binding protein, producing the protein MGRTDEDGQGTAPLLVVRGLRVSFPAPAGGRAVAAVRGVDLTLAAGECLAVVGESGSGKTVTGRALLGLAGPAARVTADRHELSGRDVRELDERGWRTLRGRHAGLVPQDALVSLDPLRRVGTEVTEALRTHRLAGRRDRPDRAVGLLEKVGVPEPAIRARQYPHELSGGLRQRALIAAALAAGPGLIVADEPTTALDATVQARILDLLAERRDNGAGVLLISHDLAVVARLADRVAVMHRGVVVEEGPARHLLRAPAHPYTRDLLRAVPGSGTRGTRLSSRTAQDTALDTAVPGEACGYADRCSLAVEQCRAGEPPLVRLRGDEGPLVRCPRTGEPWPEPVTVARRPAPSGGGRAEVLTAEALNASFPLPGGGRRQAVRGVSFTLSAGETLGVLGESGSGKSTVARILMGLLEPDGGRVTFLGEPWSGLRERERRGRRRSIQLVHQDPFGALDPRWTVRQVVGEAFDVAGVSRPGRAKEREGQVREVLRQVGLDDAVLHRRPRDLSGGQRQRVAVARALAPGPAVLVCDEPVSALDVSVQAQVLDLFADIQASTDVAMVFISHDIGVIHHLSDRVLVMRDGAVVEEGAADDVLLRPRTAWTRELLDAVPRAEHAWREPLVP; encoded by the coding sequence GTGGGACGCACTGACGAGGACGGGCAGGGCACGGCGCCGCTGCTCGTGGTACGGGGGCTGCGGGTGTCGTTCCCGGCCCCGGCGGGCGGCCGGGCGGTCGCGGCCGTACGCGGGGTGGACCTCACCCTGGCGGCCGGTGAATGCCTGGCCGTGGTCGGCGAGTCCGGCTCGGGCAAGACCGTGACCGGGCGGGCCCTGCTGGGCCTCGCGGGTCCGGCGGCGCGGGTGACGGCCGACCGGCACGAGCTGTCGGGCCGGGACGTACGGGAGCTGGACGAGCGCGGTTGGCGGACGCTGCGCGGCCGGCACGCGGGCCTGGTGCCGCAGGACGCGCTGGTATCGCTGGACCCGCTGCGCCGCGTGGGCACCGAGGTGACGGAGGCGCTGCGCACGCACCGGCTGGCCGGCCGCCGGGACCGGCCGGACCGGGCCGTCGGACTGCTGGAGAAGGTGGGGGTGCCGGAGCCCGCGATCCGGGCCCGCCAGTATCCGCACGAGCTGTCGGGCGGTCTGCGGCAGCGTGCGCTGATCGCGGCGGCACTGGCCGCCGGTCCCGGGCTGATCGTCGCCGACGAGCCGACCACGGCCCTGGACGCTACCGTGCAGGCCCGCATCCTGGACCTGCTGGCCGAACGCCGGGACAACGGCGCCGGGGTGCTGCTGATCAGCCACGATCTGGCGGTGGTCGCCAGGCTGGCGGACCGGGTCGCGGTGATGCACCGCGGTGTGGTCGTCGAGGAAGGGCCGGCCCGGCACCTGCTGCGCGCCCCCGCCCACCCGTACACCCGGGATCTGCTGCGCGCGGTGCCCGGATCGGGCACCCGCGGCACCCGGCTGTCGTCCCGCACCGCGCAGGACACCGCGCTGGACACCGCCGTTCCCGGCGAAGCCTGCGGATACGCGGACCGCTGCTCCCTCGCCGTGGAGCAGTGCCGTGCCGGAGAGCCGCCGCTGGTCCGGCTGCGGGGCGACGAGGGTCCGCTGGTGCGCTGCCCCCGCACCGGCGAGCCGTGGCCGGAGCCGGTGACCGTCGCACGCCGGCCGGCACCGTCCGGCGGCGGCCGGGCCGAGGTGCTGACCGCGGAGGCGCTGAACGCGTCCTTCCCCCTGCCCGGCGGAGGGCGGCGGCAGGCCGTGCGCGGGGTGTCGTTCACCCTGTCCGCCGGTGAGACGCTGGGCGTCCTCGGGGAGTCCGGTTCGGGCAAGAGCACCGTGGCGCGGATCCTGATGGGGCTGCTGGAACCGGACGGCGGCCGGGTGACGTTCCTCGGCGAGCCCTGGAGCGGGCTCCGGGAGCGCGAGCGCCGCGGGCGGCGGCGAAGCATCCAGCTGGTGCACCAGGATCCCTTCGGTGCCCTCGACCCCCGCTGGACCGTGCGGCAGGTGGTCGGGGAGGCGTTCGACGTCGCGGGCGTCAGCCGTCCGGGGCGGGCGAAGGAGCGCGAAGGGCAGGTGCGGGAGGTGCTGCGGCAGGTGGGCCTCGACGATGCGGTGCTGCACCGCCGCCCCCGCGACCTCTCCGGCGGCCAGCGGCAGCGGGTGGCCGTCGCCCGGGCGCTGGCGCCCGGGCCCGCGGTCCTGGTCTGCGACGAACCCGTTTCGGCTCTGGACGTCTCCGTACAGGCCCAGGTGCTCGACCTGTTCGCGGACATCCAGGCGTCGACCGATGTGGCCATGGTGTTCATCTCGCACGACATCGGCGTGATCCACCATCTCAGCGACCGGGTGCTGGTCATGCGGGACGGTGCCGTGGTGGAGGAGGGCGCGGCCGACGACGTACTGCTGCGTCCGCGGACCGCCTGGACCCGTGAACTGCTGGACGCCGTACCGCGGGCGGAACACGCATGGCGGGAGCCCCTGGTCCCCTGA